ACCCAGTACAAAGCCAGGAAAATTGGCATCTGCAGTAACAGCGGTAAACAGCCCGCCAGTGGGTTGACCTGCTCACGCTTGTACAGCGCCATCATTTCCTGAGAGAAGCGCATCCGGTCTTCACCGAACTCTTCTTTCATACGTTGCATTTCTGGTGCAATCACACGCATTTTCGCCATGGAGCGATAGCTCTTCGACGATAAAGGCCACAGGATCAATTTGACCAAGATGGTTAATAAAATGATCGCCCAGCCCCAGTTCCCCACCAGACCGTGGAAGAATTCAAGTCCGACAAACAGCAGTTTGGCAATTGGCCATAACCAGCCATAATCTACAGTCTGATTCAGACCCGTAGCCAGGTCTTTCAGTTCTGACTGGATTTTTGGACCGGAATAGAAGGTCGCATCAATTTCAGCAACCGTACCCGCCGGCACCGTGAAAGTTGGTGAAGTAAAACCGATGATGTTCATGTCATCAGTAGACTTGCGTGATTCAAGTTTCGCGCTATAGGCTTCGCCATTGGCTTGGGTCAGTTTCAAGTTACCCGGTACCCATGCACTTACAAAATAGTGCTGTACCATTGCAACCCAACCACCCTTGGCTTCAGTGCTGAGCTTTTCTTCAGTAAAGTTGTCAAATTTCAACTTGTTATACTGCTCATCTGGTGTTCCCCAGGCACCGCCCAAGAAAGTCCCTAGAGTGAAAATCCCCTGATCCGACTTGCCTGGATCTTCTGAATTATCACGCTTGATCTGACCAAACATCTGACCTTGCCAGGCTTGACCGCTACGGTTAATCACCTTGTGATTCACCACGACTGGGTATTCACCTTCGATAAAGTTAAAGGTCTTGATAATTTCTACACCATCAGCCGTTTTAAAGACCATCGGTACAGACAAGACTTTGACCGTTTCGCCGGCTTTATTTTTGCTGGCTTTGGCATCTGCCAAGGTATAAGTGGTTTTTTCCAGCTCATACATTGGACGGCCATTGCGGCTGCTATCCGGCCCATTCAGACCGATCAGACCTGACTGAGCAACATAAGTCCGTTTCGCATCGCTTTCCAGCATGACGAAAGGCTCATCACTGTCTTTGTTTTTGTCATGATTGAGTAATTCAACACGAACAATATCACCACCTTTTGGATTGATCCAAAGATGATAAAGGTCAGTTTGTACTGAAATAAGCTGCTGACTTACAGGTGCTGTAGCATCCGTAGCTTGCTGCGCTGGTACATTTGCTTGTGGCACATCAGAGGTTGCACTAGCAACCTGATTATTTGGCAAATCTGCTGATACTTCCTGCGAAACCACCACAGTTTCCTGCTTCGGTTGGGTTTCTGCATTTCCATAATCTTTTTGCCAAGCCAAAATGAGCAAATATGCGACAACAAACATGGCTCCTAGAATTGCAATCCTGGCCCATTGTTGCATATGTATTACCCCAAGTGGTTAGAGTGATTTTGGTTCATTAAACGATCACGAAAGGGTACAGCAACGTGAAGCGTTTGAGAATCTATTTGCTGAAATGAAATAAAACGAATCGCTTTCAAAGGCACAGGATCATATCCTGATCCACCCCAGGGGTGACAACGACAAATACGTTTAGTCGCCAACCACACACCACGTCCAGCACCATGTCGATGGACTGCTTCCAGAGAATATTGTGAACAGGT
The nucleotide sequence above comes from Acinetobacter sp. 10FS3-1. Encoded proteins:
- the yidD gene encoding membrane protein insertion efficiency factor YidD; amino-acid sequence: MVRLLHWLIRFYQIAISPLLGPRCRYIPTCSQYSLEAVHRHGAGRGVWLATKRICRCHPWGGSGYDPVPLKAIRFISFQQIDSQTLHVAVPFRDRLMNQNHSNHLG
- the yidC gene encoding membrane protein insertase YidC: MQQWARIAILGAMFVVAYLLILAWQKDYGNAETQPKQETVVVSQEVSADLPNNQVASATSDVPQANVPAQQATDATAPVSQQLISVQTDLYHLWINPKGGDIVRVELLNHDKNKDSDEPFVMLESDAKRTYVAQSGLIGLNGPDSSRNGRPMYELEKTTYTLADAKASKNKAGETVKVLSVPMVFKTADGVEIIKTFNFIEGEYPVVVNHKVINRSGQAWQGQMFGQIKRDNSEDPGKSDQGIFTLGTFLGGAWGTPDEQYNKLKFDNFTEEKLSTEAKGGWVAMVQHYFVSAWVPGNLKLTQANGEAYSAKLESRKSTDDMNIIGFTSPTFTVPAGTVAEIDATFYSGPKIQSELKDLATGLNQTVDYGWLWPIAKLLFVGLEFFHGLVGNWGWAIILLTILVKLILWPLSSKSYRSMAKMRVIAPEMQRMKEEFGEDRMRFSQEMMALYKREQVNPLAGCLPLLLQMPIFLALYWVLMESVELRHAPWLLWIQDLSAMDPWFILPLIMGTTMYIQQMLNPQPTDPMQAKVFKIMPIIFTVFLLFFPAGLVLYWIVNNLITILQQSLINKAVAKERAKRDEATPVN